The Pecten maximus chromosome 12, xPecMax1.1, whole genome shotgun sequence genome includes a region encoding these proteins:
- the LOC117339932 gene encoding uncharacterized protein LOC117339932, giving the protein MSLGSFRVSLGTLTVICLLKEIASTNISTSLSEPADVVSVTTQKVSVTTQKVTCYQHGDAETDADGKPVLFYLFLLLLLVPVAIATYMCTKKRKRHRDKDRDSELAFQRFQRKHFHQGTKNGRRIKIEVSPPSEDEGGHRNRRHYSRRRMHTTPSGDYDLITNRDHDFHVYRVMKNAKNCHRCSAASAESVFLNDTTLGTPTYMCSRPQRRSSQPSNGHLLMVPSCGPGGSSRCASYLSFQSAQESDTQDTDMSRSQHRRQTRSSCGDGEYHHNGPNDGIPRLYLHNSQSHHTSLPHPQLLKDGLSPAPQYNDYGRYGGSPTNPRGRPEKIAKSLPFLYDFALSGKTYAQKDSSNRKESWHSAKGSGQSQQYGNELSNRSWFPSESDIAEYCTAHEDTLMNCTESTVFEQGPNTSQGKPFSHGIHSVSQTPVKPPSRHHVGTPQTVKVQNFSVSRVYTEDDTGSKKSLFTSMYNKKQSLLSIECDSEMNVAAQDCDGHNNSSNRQMDSIDTSQSLLVDNGGNRPRLVADYENTTFETSMVEVVPRLSLPLQENISDIQVNENKMAAALVDPNNNLKGKMSLVLQKEEQQLTCGDVFVLEEGESMV; this is encoded by the exons ATGTCGCTAGGAAGCTTTCGTGTGTCGTTGGGAACACTAACCGTGATCTGTTTGTTGAAG GAAATTGCATCCACTAATATTTCCACCAGTTTATCTGAGCCTGCAGATGTAGTCTCCGTAACAACCCAGAAAGTCTCCGTAACAACCCAGAAAGTGACGTGTTACCAACATGGGGATGCAGAAACAGATGCAG ATGGGAAACCAGTTCTGTTTTATTTGTTCCTCCTGCTGCTGCTGGTACCAGTTGCCATTGCAACCTACATGTGTACAAA GAAGAGAAAGAGACACCGAGATAAGGACCGGGATTCAGAATTGGCTTTTCAAAGATTTCAGAGGAAGCATTTTCACCAAGGAACAAAAAATGGAAGAAGAATCAAAATAGAG GTGTCGCCACCATCAGAAGATGAAGGCGGTCATCGCAATCGGCGACATTATAGCCGAAGACGTATGCATACAACGCCCTCTGGTGACTACGATCTTATTACAAATCGGGATCATGACTTCCATGTTTACAGAG ttaTGAAGAATGCAAAGAATTGTCATCGTTGTAGTGCAGCTTCTGCAGAGTCTGTGTTCCTGAAT gACACAACCCTGGGTACACCAACTTACATGTGTTCTCGGCCCCAGCGCCGTTCCAGTCAGCCGAGCAATGGCCACTTGTTGATGGTTCCCTCTTGTGGACCTGGGGGGTCAAGCCGCTGTGCCTCCTATCTCAGTTTTCAGAGCGCCCAGGAATCAGACACCCAGGATACAGATATGTCTCGCAGTCAGCATCGACGCCAGACTCGTTCCTCATGTGGTGATGGAGAATATCACCACAATGGACCAAATGATG GAATCCCACGTTTGTACTTACACAACTCACAGAGCCACCATACATCCCTGCCTCACCCCCAGCTGTTAAAGGATGGCCTTAGTCCAGCCCCACAGTATAACGACTACGGACGATACGGTGGAAGTCCAACTAATCCAAGAGGTAGACCAGAAAAAATTGCTAAAAGTCTACCGTTCTTATATGATTTTGCTCTCAGTGGAAAAACATATGCTCAGAAAGATTCGTCAAATCGGAAAGAATCCTGGCATAGTGCTAAGGGATCTGGACAATCTCAACAATATGGAAATGAATTATCCAACAGAAGCTGGTTTCCAAGTGAATCAGATATTGCAGAGTACTGCACTGCACATGAAGACACACTAATGAATTGTACTGAGAGCACAGTTTTTGAACAAGGCCCGAACACCTCCCAGGGTAAACCATTCAGTCATGGGATCCACAGTGTCAGTCAAACACCAGTCAAGCCGCCAAGTAGACATCATGTAGGGACACCACAGACTGTCAAAGTCCAGAACTTCTCCGTGAGTCGTGTATATACTGAGGATGATACTGGTAGTAAAAAGTCTTTATTTACATCCATGTATAATAAGAAACAATCTCTGTTGAGCATCGAGTGTGATTCTGAAATGAATGTGGCAGCTCAGGATTGTGATGGTCACAACAATTCCTCAAACAGACAGATGGACTCCATTGACACATCACAGTCTCTCCTAGTAGACAACGGTGGCAATCGTCCACGCCTTGTTGCGGATTATGAAAATACTACTTTTGAGACTTCCATGGTAGAAGTTGTACCTAGACTTAGTCTTCCACTCCAGGAAAATATCAGCGACATTCAagtcaatgaaaacaaaatggctgctgcACTGGTAGACCCTAACAATAACCTGAAGGGGAAAATGTCTTTAGTTTTACAGAAAGAAGAGCAGCAACTAACATGTGGTGATGTTTTCGTTCTTGAGGAAGGAGAGAGTATGGTGTGA